CGGAAACCCACGCCTCAAATACAGGGCGGATCAGCTTATCAACGAACCATTGTTGCAGGTCCTTCCAGGTTTCACGCTCATCAAGCGCGCCTGCCCGTAAGCTGGAATAGTTGGCCTTTGAAAGATCGCCGGTCAGGGCAGAATAAGAGACATCAAGCCCGGCAGATGCGGACGTGAGACACGCACGGGTAAAGGTTTCAAACTCTCCCTGCGGATATTGCGGATTGTATTCCTTGAAGGTGTAGCCAGGCGGGATAACGTCGAACGCACCCGGCTCTGCGGATTCTGGAAAATCCAATTCGTCCTCATCATCACCCGCCACGTCCACATATTCGGGGTCCGCCTGGAAAAAACCCGACTTGGTAGCCCCAACCCTCGCATTGATTACGGCGGCGGTTTCATACCGGGAAAGATGATGCAGACGGGTCAACGAGGTCCCCATCCAGGAAAGGCCGCGCGGCTGCCCGATAAACTCGGGCAAAAAAAGGTGGATCATTTCCGAAGCCGGTACGCGCTGGTACTTGGCCCCGCTATATGAGAAACCTTCCGCGTAGTCTTCGGCATCCACACGAATATAGAAGGCTACCCGCTTACCTTCCGGGGTAAATTCAATACCGGCGCGAATGCGGTTCCCGTTACGCAAGTCTTCACGCAGAGACACATCAACGCGGGTCGGGTCGATAAGCTGTAACTGGATTCGATACTTGCCATAGTCCCGCCCCTTCAAGATGCGAACAAAGCATTCCCCATCTCGTGCAACAGTCTGAACAACTAAGCCCTGCAACTCTCGCCAGGTAAGCGTTTCGGTAACCTCGGGCATCAAGCCCCATTCCTTCCACGCTTCTGAAATGGCCTTGCAGGCAAGATCGTCAACGGTTCCATCCGGCTTTAACACCGCTGGAATCACTTGAACGCCAGCAGCCCCGACAATGTTCTTACGCACCAGGCGCAAGAATTTCTTGCCGTGGTCCATGTTCACTTGGGCATCACGACCACGGGCACACAGGGCGCGCCATTCCCGCTCAACGATTGTTACGGGGCTTTCGGGATGTTTGGGCCAGGATTCGTTAAGGCGGCCTCCCTGTGCGGCTTCGTATCCGCGCAAGGTAATTCGCGGCAACGCCTTACGGGTATGGCGGCGTGGTTCCGGCTGCGGTTCTACGTCTGCGGACCTGCGGCCCCTGAAACGGTCGAAAATACCCATTAGAGTCGCACCCCTATGGAGCGTATGCCGCCCTTGCCGCGCTGTTTGTTTATGCGGGAGACAAAGAAGGAACGCAGTTTGAGCAGGTCGGCAACGCTCATACGCTGCAACTCACGGTCTTTGATTTTGTAGCTTTGCTGATCTTTGGTCGCCCTGTTCGCCAGAACGGCGTTGATTGCATCAAGGGCAATTTCGGCCTCGGTACGGCCGTCGAAAGTTTCCACATCAAGCAGGTTCACCATCACAACCAGTTCGCCATTAAGGGCAACCTGTTGTTCGCTTTCGCGCAGTACGATCACCTGCCACCAGTAACGGCCCACGGCCATATCCACAGGCAGGGAAAAATCGAAGCTGTCACCGTTTGCCACACCTTCCACATCATGCTTTGCGCCTCCGCGAAGGATGAGCGTTGCCGCCCATCCTTCCGAAGGCAGATAGCCGTCCAGTGCAAGGGAACAGGAGACGGATGATCCTCGGTAAATCTGTTTTGGTATGCTTGGTAACATCAGCCCATCACAAAGCTTTCGCGCCGCTTCTTACGGGAACGCAGTTTTACTTTCTTGCGTTTCTGCCCCATTTCCTCCGGCACTTCCTCTGCACTTTTTGCAGTTTCCGGCATTGTTTCAGGACCGTCGGGCATGGTGGCGGCCTGCTTCGCCAGGCGTTTTTCAAATCGGGCAAAGTTCGGGTTCAGAATGAGTAAGGCGGCGTGTGCGTACACCCTGCAATCAAGGGCTTCATTTCGCGGACGGACCTTGAGCCATTCCCGCTTGGGCCACCCCTTCACGTAACGGGTGACGCACTTTTCTGCGGTCAACTGGCGGAAGTATTCTTCTTCATAGTGGGCAGGCCAATGACAGCGCCCTGGACCGGAACCAGGCAACGCAAGGCGCTTGTATAAGAGGGTTTTCGCCTGGTCCGTACCAATCGTGAACAGTTCCACAGGGCGACCACTCCGACGGCCCGTCTTGCGCTTGGTAGGTGCGGAGACAATGGGCACCCCATCACCGCCCTTGCCCTTAATGGCAAACACGCGCTGCCCCTTGCGCTTCTTAC
This region of Desulfovibrio subterraneus genomic DNA includes:
- a CDS encoding phage portal protein, which translates into the protein MGIFDRFRGRRSADVEPQPEPRRHTRKALPRITLRGYEAAQGGRLNESWPKHPESPVTIVEREWRALCARGRDAQVNMDHGKKFLRLVRKNIVGAAGVQVIPAVLKPDGTVDDLACKAISEAWKEWGLMPEVTETLTWRELQGLVVQTVARDGECFVRILKGRDYGKYRIQLQLIDPTRVDVSLREDLRNGNRIRAGIEFTPEGKRVAFYIRVDAEDYAEGFSYSGAKYQRVPASEMIHLFLPEFIGQPRGLSWMGTSLTRLHHLSRYETAAVINARVGATKSGFFQADPEYVDVAGDDEDELDFPESAEPGAFDVIPPGYTFKEYNPQYPQGEFETFTRACLTSASAGLDVSYSALTGDLSKANYSSLRAGALDERETWKDLQQWFVDKLIRPVFEAWVSVAVLAGAITIGLTPLRVERVGQYKRARFQPRRWAWVDPAKDANAHRTEQDGLMRSVSESIRESGRDPDEVFDEIAEERRKWGALGIAQAATKAAPIIEEVPDDAGNDETDEG